The region GGGTTGTCGCGAGCAGGGGCAGAGCGAAGCATCAGTCGTGCGCTGAAAGAACACCCCGGCATTACGTCGGTCGAAGAGTTGGTGCGGCACGCCCTTCAGGCAGGGTAGCCGCAGGTCGAGGAGTTGCGAATGCAGTGAAGCAGTCCGGGCGACAGGGTGCAGCCTTATGTCATCCTGAGCCTGCGAAGGGCCTGAGGCATGGATGGATCGACACGTTGGACAAAACTGAAAGCACAGGCCCCTCGCTGTCGCTCGGGATGACAACGATAGAGATCGGGGAACGTATTCTTCGAATTGCTGCGGCCGCCACAATGCCCACCGAAAACCGCCCACCTGCCGGCTAGAGCAACCCCGCATCGCGCGCGGCTCTCTCGAACTTCTCCTTCTGCGCCTTCGTCAGTTTCTTCGGCACCTCAACATCCACCTCTACGAACATGTCTCCCGTACGCGTCTCGGTCTCGATTCCCTGACCTCCAAGCCGAAGGCGCTCGCCCGGCTGCGTACCCGCCGGAATCTGCACCTTGATCTTCTTCCCGTATGCGTTCGCAACCTCGAGCGAAGTACCCAGCATTGCCTCAAAGACATTGATGCGTACGTGCGCAAGCACGTCATCACCGTCCCGACGCAACTCCGCATGCGGCTCAATAAGGAACGAGACGTAGAGGTCTCCGCGCCGGTTACCGGGCCCACGCTGACCCCTGCCCTTGAGCCGGATCTTGAATCCCTGCCGCACGCCCTTCGGTATGTTGATCCGCACGCGTTCACTGGACGGAAGAGTTACTTCCGTTCTTCCACCACGCAACGCCCGATCAAAACTAATGCGGAGCGTCGTCTCGGAATCCAGCCGGGATGATCGCCCCCGACCAGTACCCGTCGGCTCCGGCGCCCCGCCACCAAAGAACCTGTCGAATATTCCCCCGAAATCGCCGAAGCTATCCGGCCCCGATCCTGAACCGGGCTGCCCGGGCCCGCCGTCAAAACGTACGTACGTGCCATCCGGCGAGCGATAGAAACGACCCCCGCCCGACGTGGCAAACCCGTCGCCATACCCGAACGGGTTCTTCCGCCGCATATCGTACTCCTTCCGCTTCTTCGAATCCGAAAGCACCTCGTTCGCTTCCTGGACTTCCTTGAACCTGTCTTCGGAGGCTTTGTCGCCCGGATTCCTGTCGGGGTGGTACTTCTGAGCGAGCTTTCGATACGCCTTTTTTATCTCGGCCGTACCATCCGACTCGCTGACGCCGAGTATTTTGTAGTAATCCTTATGTTCGGGCATCGCTCTGCGACACCGCTGCAACGGGAAGTCGATTAGCTCCAGTCGGCCGTTCTGTCACTGGATGCCGGGCATTTCTTCCGGTTCGAGTCCGTTGCGGCAGCATATGTCTTCATTTCCTTTCTATTAGCCGTAAACGCACAATCCGTGCCAGAGGATGCACGCGCGACCAAATGTACAACCATAGATTCAACCGGATTCTGATCGCGAACCGTGGCGAGATCGCACTGCGCATTGCACGAACCTGTAAGGAACTCGGCATCCACACCGTAGCTGTCTACAGCACTCCCGATCGTTCCGCGCCCCACGTACGCTACTGCGACGAGGCCTACGAGATCGGCCCCGCCCCGTCACGCGAATCCTACCTGCGCCAGGAAGCGATCGTCGATCTCGCCCGCCAGACCAATTCTGACGCCATCCACCCCGGCTATGGCTTCCTCGCCGAGAACGCTGCTTTCGCTGACATGTGCGCTGAGAACGGGATCTGTTTCATAGGCCCCCCGCCATCGGCCATCCGATCAATGGGTGACAAAACTGCCGCCCGCAAAATGATGGAGGCGGCGGGAGTTCCGGTCGTGCCCGGCACGGTCGAACCTGTCGCAACCGCTGACGAGGCTGCGACCATTGCGGCAGAAATCGGCTACCCGGTCCTGCTGAAAGCGGCGGCAGGCGGCGGCGGCAAAGGCATGCGCGTCGTCCGAAGCGAATCAGAACTCGAAAAAGCACTCGCCTCGGCGCAGTCCGAAGCTCAGTCAGCATTTGGTGACAGAAGAGTCTTTCTCGAGAAACTCATTGAGAAGCCTCGCCACATCGAATTTCAAATACTCGCCGACGCACACGGCAACATCATACATCTGTTCGAGCGCGAGTGCTCGATTCAACGACGGCATCAGAAAGTCATAGAGGAAGCCCCGTCCCCGATCATGACGGAGGCGCTGCGCAAGCGCATGGGGAAGGCCGCCGTCGAGGCGGCACGCTCATGCGGCTACGTGAATGCGGGCACCGTCGAGTTCCTCGTTGACCGTGATCTGAACTACTACTTCATGGAAATGAACACGAGGCTCCAGGTTGAGCACCCGGTGACGGAGTGGATCACCGGACTGGACCTCGTCGCCGAGCAAATTCGCATCGCCGAGGGCGAGTCACTCACTATCACCCAGGACGATCTTCTCATCCGGGGACATGCTATCGAGAGTCGGATCTATGCCGAGGATCCTGCGAACGATTTCCTGCCAGACTCGGGGACTCTGCTACGGCATCGACCCCCGGAGGGCCCTTTCGTACGCGTGGACGCGGGCGTTGAGGAGGGTGGCATGGTCGAAATTCACTACGACCCGATGATCTCGAAGCTCACCGCATGGGGCCGGACGCGAATCGAGGCCATCAACCGCATGGACCGTGCGCTCTCAGCCTACGCCATCGACGGAGTCCGTAATACGATCCCGTTCTGTCAGTTCGTAATGCGCAACGCGGCCTACCGGAAGGGCGACATGAGCACACACTTTATCGAACAGCATTTCGAGCCCTCCGAGCTGCCGCAGCTGGACGACAGCGAGTTTGCCGCAGGATCCATTGCTGCCGCCCTGTCGACCCGGATCAACTCGAACCACCGGGAGCACGACGCCGGCGAGCCAACTCATGCTTCGCCAGGATGGAAGAATCGTAAGGAATTCCGTTAGCGCCGTAGCAGCAAGCAGTCCACAGCTCAGCGTCGACGACGCCGACACCTAGTACCGGGACTCCAGCACCTCCAGCCCCTGACCCGCCAGGTACTCGGCTACGCACGACACCGCCTGATTCAACCCCCGCGTGCTGAGCGGCTTCCCGAACTTCGTTACACCAATCAGGATGTCCTCTCCCTTCGGTCGAGCCTCGATGACAACGTTCTGATGAAGATCGTCCTCTTCGATCATGGCAAGAAAGATCATGGCCGAGCCGTCGAGCGAACGATACGCGTCAGCGAGCACGATCGTCGCCCCATCCCGCACATAGGCCTCCTTCTCGAAACGAGCAACCGTTGAAAGGTCACCTCTCATGAGGGCATGTTGCATTTCTGTCTTCTCCTGTCGTCCAGGAATTTTGGGCGGATCCGCAGTCTTGCAAAACAGAGCGTGATAGATCGGTCTATCCTGGTCCAGCCATCGGCGTGCCCACCGGGTCTCCAACATTTCCGTCGGTGGCTCACCGACCTCTTCCCTGAACAAACCCGTCGCGGCCACACTCTGGCGAGCAAACTCAAAGTAGTCCAGATGGTCCGTAGTGAGTGACAATACACCGTCCGTGGTCAATCTCGACGCAAGGAGTGTCAGAAACGCGGTCGACAGGAGGCGCCGCGGCGCATGACGTCTGCGGGGCCACGGATCAGGAAAGAGAACATAGGCCCGATGCAAGCCCGCCGCAGCCACCATGTTTCGCACGACATACCGCGCATCGCCACTGTACAACCGAATGTTCTCGAACGACCCTCGACGAATCCGTTTCCGGGCCCGCACGACGGACGAAGGTGAGGTATCTGCCCCGAGAATATTCCAATCCTGAAATCGCTCTGCCAGGTGTGTCAGGAACTCGCCGTTTCCGAACCCGACCTCAAGGACGAGTGGACCCGCCCGGCCAAACAACCGAACGGGATCAAGTGGGGTCTCGACGTCGGACGGACGGATTACTATGGACACAGCGGCTTGAGAAAGGAATCAGGCGTCAGGCGCCCGCGTCAGCCGGAAGGCTTCGACTGCCCATCTCCCGATCCAGCATGAAAAGACCGGACCCGGAATCGCCTACCAATTTGAGGCTGTCGATGGCTGCACGAGCATTTTCCTCTTCTTCCACCTGCTCGTCAATAAACCACTGCAGCAATGTCTGCAAGGGATAGTCGTTCTCCTTTACTGCGAGTGCATACAGCTTGTGAATGCGATTGGTGATGTATTGCTCATGGCTGAGTACGGACTCGAACGCTTCTGTCGGCGTCTTGAATTTCGTCGACGGCTTCTCGATCTGCTTCAGCTCAACCTCCGCGTCACGCTGAATCATGAAATCAAACAGCTTCATGGCGTGAACCGTCTCTTCCTGCCACTGAATGCGTAACCAGGAAGCAAAACCCGGCAAATTCATCTGCTCCATACGAGCGGACATTGCGAGGTAAATGTAGGCCGACTCGAACTCCGCCTGTATTTGTTCATTTATGGCTTCAACAATAGCTTTCTTCATCTGTCCCTTTCTCTCCTGTTTCTCTGTGTTCGGGGCGACAATCCGTAGAGCCTGCACGGTCACCTGCGTATACTGTGTATACCTCGCGACCACACAGGTTGCTGCCGGCGGGTCCGCGTTCCGGGAATTCTAGGTTCATTCAAGATACTATGACTCTCCTATACCGTACGGCGTGCGCCGCCACATTGGCCGTAGTTACGCTGGGATTCTCGTCGTGCCAGTCCGGAACGGATTCGGCACCCGACTTAGGCACGACCGAAACGGTCTTCTTTCCAGTTGTGCAGGCCGGAATGTGGGGATTCATCGATGTGTCCGGCCAGGTTGTTATCCAACCCCGGTTTGAGCGCGCCTGGCCGTTTTCGGAAGAGCGTGCGCTCGTCCAGTCCGGCGACCGCTACGGGTTTATAGATCCCACCGGCGCACTCGTCATTCCCGCTGAGTTCACGGATGCCTGGTTCTTCTCGGGCGGATTGGCCCCGGTTGAAAAAGATGGGCAGTGGGTGTACATCGATGCGACGGGACGTACCGCCGTCGAACCCGCGTTTCGCATCGAGGCTTCTTTCCTGGAGCAGAACGGGAAGCCTGAACCGAGACTCGGCAGAACTAGAGTCGGCGACGTCTACGGCTACTCGAATCCATCCGGTGACGTCGTTATCGAGCCCCAGTACAATCAGGCCTGGAATTTCGTAGAGGGCATGGCGCGCGTGCGCGTCGATGGTCGCTGGGGATTCATTCGCCCCGACGGAAGCATCGCGATCGAACCCCGGTTTGATGTAGCCTGGGACTTCTCGCATGGCCTGGCGCTGGTCGAGATCGACGGCAAATATGGCTACATCAATCCGTCCGGGGAATACGTCTGGGCGCCTACCAGCTGAGCGCCGCCTCTCGAGCCCGTCGGCCGCGACAGAATCAAAAGCGCCTGACGTCCGGTATACCTGCGCAGGACCGTGCTTCGGTGCGATCCGGACGTACGCCATAACTCCTCAGTATTTACCGGGACCGAATGCCGAATCCTCGCATCCTCTGGGCTGACGATGAGATCGATCTGCTGAAGCCGCACATCCTT is a window of Rhodothermales bacterium DNA encoding:
- a CDS encoding WG repeat-containing protein encodes the protein MTLLYRTACAATLAVVTLGFSSCQSGTDSAPDLGTTETVFFPVVQAGMWGFIDVSGQVVIQPRFERAWPFSEERALVQSGDRYGFIDPTGALVIPAEFTDAWFFSGGLAPVEKDGQWVYIDATGRTAVEPAFRIEASFLEQNGKPEPRLGRTRVGDVYGYSNPSGDVVIEPQYNQAWNFVEGMARVRVDGRWGFIRPDGSIAIEPRFDVAWDFSHGLALVEIDGKYGYINPSGEYVWAPTS
- the trmB gene encoding tRNA (guanosine(46)-N7)-methyltransferase TrmB → MSIVIRPSDVETPLDPVRLFGRAGPLVLEVGFGNGEFLTHLAERFQDWNILGADTSPSSVVRARKRIRRGSFENIRLYSGDARYVVRNMVAAAGLHRAYVLFPDPWPRRRHAPRRLLSTAFLTLLASRLTTDGVLSLTTDHLDYFEFARQSVAATGLFREEVGEPPTEMLETRWARRWLDQDRPIYHALFCKTADPPKIPGRQEKTEMQHALMRGDLSTVARFEKEAYVRDGATIVLADAYRSLDGSAMIFLAMIEEDDLHQNVVIEARPKGEDILIGVTKFGKPLSTRGLNQAVSCVAEYLAGQGLEVLESRY
- a CDS encoding DnaJ domain-containing protein gives rise to the protein MPEHKDYYKILGVSESDGTAEIKKAYRKLAQKYHPDRNPGDKASEDRFKEVQEANEVLSDSKKRKEYDMRRKNPFGYGDGFATSGGGRFYRSPDGTYVRFDGGPGQPGSGSGPDSFGDFGGIFDRFFGGGAPEPTGTGRGRSSRLDSETTLRISFDRALRGGRTEVTLPSSERVRINIPKGVRQGFKIRLKGRGQRGPGNRRGDLYVSFLIEPHAELRRDGDDVLAHVRINVFEAMLGTSLEVANAYGKKIKVQIPAGTQPGERLRLGGQGIETETRTGDMFVEVDVEVPKKLTKAQKEKFERAARDAGLL
- the accC gene encoding acetyl-CoA carboxylase biotin carboxylase subunit; the protein is MYNHRFNRILIANRGEIALRIARTCKELGIHTVAVYSTPDRSAPHVRYCDEAYEIGPAPSRESYLRQEAIVDLARQTNSDAIHPGYGFLAENAAFADMCAENGICFIGPPPSAIRSMGDKTAARKMMEAAGVPVVPGTVEPVATADEAATIAAEIGYPVLLKAAAGGGGKGMRVVRSESELEKALASAQSEAQSAFGDRRVFLEKLIEKPRHIEFQILADAHGNIIHLFERECSIQRRHQKVIEEAPSPIMTEALRKRMGKAAVEAARSCGYVNAGTVEFLVDRDLNYYFMEMNTRLQVEHPVTEWITGLDLVAEQIRIAEGESLTITQDDLLIRGHAIESRIYAEDPANDFLPDSGTLLRHRPPEGPFVRVDAGVEEGGMVEIHYDPMISKLTAWGRTRIEAINRMDRALSAYAIDGVRNTIPFCQFVMRNAAYRKGDMSTHFIEQHFEPSELPQLDDSEFAAGSIAAALSTRINSNHREHDAGEPTHASPGWKNRKEFR
- a CDS encoding ferritin → MKKAIVEAINEQIQAEFESAYIYLAMSARMEQMNLPGFASWLRIQWQEETVHAMKLFDFMIQRDAEVELKQIEKPSTKFKTPTEAFESVLSHEQYITNRIHKLYALAVKENDYPLQTLLQWFIDEQVEEEENARAAIDSLKLVGDSGSGLFMLDREMGSRSLPADAGA